One region of Myxococcus xanthus genomic DNA includes:
- a CDS encoding DUF2379 family protein yields the protein MSKTIDWGPIRTLARRVLTEGERVALTRKEKALLRRTAAEV from the coding sequence GTGAGTAAAACCATTGACTGGGGGCCGATTCGCACACTGGCGCGTCGCGTCCTCACCGAAGGAGAGCGCGTGGCCCTCACGCGCAAGGAGAAGGCGCTGCTGAGGCGCACGGCCGCAGAGGTGG